One window of Entelurus aequoreus isolate RoL-2023_Sb linkage group LG06, RoL_Eaeq_v1.1, whole genome shotgun sequence genomic DNA carries:
- the LOC133651635 gene encoding uncharacterized protein LOC133651635 isoform X5 has product MELVANVVLDLQVVQSNECLGSYHMEMEGLKRMVELLISWDLDVGVLVTDRHRQIAKWIRENMPNTRHCYDIWHVAKSIGKKLKAIYKHKDCEDLKPWVQSIINHLCWAAVSTPPGEGELLVAKWKSVERHIQNIHKDHGDLFPICTHGQLQRQKKWLKQSSRSAVKLEEVVNNKSLLKDIAMLSGEHQTSKVEAFHSLIIQFTPKMYVFSYIGMLCRNLLAGLHWNENSSRPIATTQAGAERYAVRYPKYKAGGHVVKKIATEPTYRYVDDLIREVVAGCRQTPDQRTPVSVTVDMPPFLCDELEKPDKEEAIAKHRSRFGKCEMPSR; this is encoded by the exons atggagcttGTGGCCAATGTGGTTCTCGACCTTCAGGTTGTACAG agcaacgaatgtcttggcagctaccatatggagatggaaggactgaagaggatggtggagctgttgatcagctgggacctggatgtcggggtgctggtgacagaccgacacagacagatcgctaaatggattcgcgaaaacatgcccaatacacggcactgctatgacatctggcatgttgcaaaat ccatcggaaagaaactgaaggccatctacaagcataaggactgtgaagatctgaagccctgggtgcaaagtataatcaaccacctctgctgggcagcagtgtctacaccgcctggagagggggaacttctggttgccaagtggaagtctgtggagcgacacattcagaacatccacaaggaccatggcgacctcttcccaatttgtactcatggacaactgcaacggcaaaagaaatggctcaaacaaa gttcacgctcagcagtgaaactggaggaggtggtcaacaacaagtccctgctgaaagatatcgccatgctgtcgggtgaacaccagacttccaaggtggaggcgttccatagccttatcatacag ttcacaccgaaaatgtatgtcttctcatacatcggaatgctgtgcag GAACCTGCTTGCTGGGCTGCACTGGAATGAAAACTCGAGCCGCCCTATAGCCACTACACAAGCGGGTGCTGAGCGCTATGCAGTACGCTACccgaagtataaagcagggggccatgtggtcaagaaaatcgcgacagagccaacatacc gctacgtagatgacttgatcagggaggttgttgctggctgcagacagaccccTGACCAAAGAACACCAGTCAGCGTCACTGTGGATATGCCTCCCTTCCTCTgcgatgaactggagaagccagacaaggaggaagccatcgccaagcacaggagtcgcttcggtaagtgtgaaatgccctcccggtaa
- the LOC133651635 gene encoding uncharacterized protein LOC133651635 isoform X4: MELVANVVLDLQVVQSNECLGSYHMEMEGLKRMVELLISWDLDVGVLVTDRHRQIAKWIRENMPNTRHCYDIWHVAKSIGKKLKAIYKHKDCEDLKPWVQSIINHLCWAAVSTPPGEGELLVAKWKSVERHIQNIHKDHGDLFPICTHGQLQRQKKWLKQSSRSAVKLEEVVNNKSLLKDIAMLSGEHQTSKVEAFHSLIIQFTPKMYVFSYIGMLCRPRNLLAGLHWNENSSRPIATTQAGAERYAVRYPKYKAGGHVVKKIATEPTYRYVDDLIREVVAGCRQTPDQRTPVSVTVDMPPFLCDELEKPDKEEAIAKHRSRFGKCEMPSR, translated from the exons atggagcttGTGGCCAATGTGGTTCTCGACCTTCAGGTTGTACAG agcaacgaatgtcttggcagctaccatatggagatggaaggactgaagaggatggtggagctgttgatcagctgggacctggatgtcggggtgctggtgacagaccgacacagacagatcgctaaatggattcgcgaaaacatgcccaatacacggcactgctatgacatctggcatgttgcaaaat ccatcggaaagaaactgaaggccatctacaagcataaggactgtgaagatctgaagccctgggtgcaaagtataatcaaccacctctgctgggcagcagtgtctacaccgcctggagagggggaacttctggttgccaagtggaagtctgtggagcgacacattcagaacatccacaaggaccatggcgacctcttcccaatttgtactcatggacaactgcaacggcaaaagaaatggctcaaacaaa gttcacgctcagcagtgaaactggaggaggtggtcaacaacaagtccctgctgaaagatatcgccatgctgtcgggtgaacaccagacttccaaggtggaggcgttccatagccttatcatacag ttcacaccgaaaatgtatgtcttctcatacatcggaatgctgtgcag ACCTAGGAACCTGCTTGCTGGGCTGCACTGGAATGAAAACTCGAGCCGCCCTATAGCCACTACACAAGCGGGTGCTGAGCGCTATGCAGTACGCTACccgaagtataaagcagggggccatgtggtcaagaaaatcgcgacagagccaacatacc gctacgtagatgacttgatcagggaggttgttgctggctgcagacagaccccTGACCAAAGAACACCAGTCAGCGTCACTGTGGATATGCCTCCCTTCCTCTgcgatgaactggagaagccagacaaggaggaagccatcgccaagcacaggagtcgcttcggtaagtgtgaaatgccctcccggtaa